The sequence below is a genomic window from Oreochromis niloticus isolate F11D_XX linkage group LG3, O_niloticus_UMD_NMBU, whole genome shotgun sequence.
TCAAAACCTCTGTGATCAAATTACGCCACATATTAAAATgttataataatgtaatattataatgtttcatatttatcacatttattcatttcacGCAGGAAACAAATTCTTATTTTGAATCTGATACTTGctgaaaatgctgaaaatgtcaCTGTGAATTTAAACAGTAAGAATCAAAAAACCCTCCAACTTATTTTGAGTGCTGTTGATGAAACTAAGGTAGGTAGTTATACTTCTGTGACATCTAATAGTGTTAGAGGACTTACTGAACAACCATTTTTGATTTGACAACATTGAGTTAaatgtttattcttttttttttttttttgaagtgcTCAAACAAATGgttgatttttcattttatggtgctaatgctaatgttagccttgatgttattaaaatgtattatgtTCCACCAAATCAACCCACTGGGCCTGCTTTGTTCATCCATTACTGTTAATAAATCACATTAAGTGTTATCAGAGGAGTTAATAGTAGTAAATTTAGTAAAAGATCAAGATTAAACATGTAGACATCATAATTATCACAGCTGGTAAATCAATATTACTAAGTTGCCAAAATTataattttatgttttacatttttagatGGATGCTAAACAATTCTGTTGCTTAAAACAGCAGGTTGCTCTGTTCATGAACCAGAAGCCACAATGgtcgaacttctcaccctatctctaacagagaggccagccacccttctgaacgaagctcatttctgcttgTATCTGCAATctcgttcttttggtcactacccacagctcgtgatcATAGGTGAGGGAAGGGACGTTTCTTAACTTTACGAAAGTGCATTTTCCCCATTTTTGCAACTTCATCTACAGCTGTTATTTCTCCTGTGCACTAGTGCATGGACTGATGTATAAATGTCTGGAAAAAAATCTTGAAGATTGTTGAATTCTAGGGCATGTTTTTAAGCACCTCCTTCCAGTCATGTATGTGCAGTTTCATGTGTTGGCTGCAGACTGAGCAACGTTTTGTTGGCAGGTTTTAATGTCTGTCTTTTGGCCAAAGTTCTAATTGCCAGATTCGGATCCACACTTCCTTTCCTGATTCTCATTatgagtttttcattttttacttATTACGTCATAGAAACTATGTTATACTGTCCAACAGAAAAATAGAACAGGATTGCAGAGCTTCAGAACTTACCCTAGAATcttttggtttaaaatattttaattaatgtcCCTGGATATTAAATAATCCAGGGACTATTGACAGTATTTCCACTGCTGCACTGCAAACAATAACTGTTAATAATTATTTCAGCCAAATTTAATTGTTACCAAATACAGTCTAAATGAGCGTTTCTGCTACTGTATAACTCGGTTTAACACAGTAACCCAAAGGGTCCATTAGTTAGGACCCCATCATGATTTGGGCTCTGCCTCCAGACAGTTAACAATATCTTTACTCTCTCAAGAAACATTTCTCCCCCTGTACCAGAACATTCAAAGGAGACAATCAGGTGTTAACGATGGCTTCTTTGTGTGTGCAGCGGAGTTCTGCGCACATGAGTTGTTGAATTTAAGTGCAAGGAAGTTGATTGTGCCTGTGATTATTTGCTTGCACATTTGTTGTGACATAAACATCATTCTATAGACCTCTGCATTATATTAGAGCTCACTGTGTAACTAGGTTCTAATCATATCTTTTGGTCCTTAAACACTAATTTCAAAGTAAGCATGGTGTCAACAAACTCCATCACCTGCACACAGTCTGTGCTCATATGTGCAGGTATTTATCACAGCACTTTCTAAAAGACTTCCACATCAGATACACCTTTTTCTTCATCTGCTCCCGGCACATTTATGGAAATGGAAGATCCTTTGTGATTGTTGAAAGGAAACAATTTCCATGTCAGAGAAGAAAAGAGGACCTGAGGAAGGAGCTGCTGATCATCTTCTACAGCTGCTCCactgaaagtgtgctgacaaCTGCATCTGTGTGTGGTTCTGCACCATGGCACAAAAAAGGCACTTCAGAGGGTCAAAAGTCATTggacatccccccccccccgaaggACCTGTAtagcactcgctgtctcaagacagcatcaagttcaccagggaagacactaaggataactgtttgcctttcctggactgcgctgtgcacattgaagagaatggcaacctcaacattgaagtttaccggaagcccacacacacggaccagtacctcctctttgactcccatcaccctctggaacacaaacttggagtaatcaggaccctacaccaccgggcagaacatgttccctctaagcctgaaggaaaaaagaaggaacacacacacgtaaaggaagcactgaaaacatgcggttatcctaactgggcgttcataaagtcagcaaagaggcacagaaaagaagatcagacaccagcgagggaggataagaaagacagacgcaacaacgttgtcatcccctatgtagccggtgtatcagagaaactcaggagagttttctccaagcacgacatcccagtgtacttcagacccagcaacacactcagacacaaactggttcacccgaaagacaaaactccaaaacacagactgaacaacgtggtgtatgctgtacagtgcagcgaggaatgcccagacctctacattggagagaccaaacagccacttcacaagcgcatggcacaacatagaagagccacctccacaggacaagactcagcagtccacctgcatcttaaggataaaggtcactctttcgaggatgctaatgttcacatattggacagagaggacagatggtttgaaagaggagtgaaagaggccatctatgtccactgtgagcgaccatctttgaacagaggcggtggtttacgacaccaactgtctgccatctataatccagttttgagttccctccccagacgccttaacgcccactcacatcctgggccatctgacctcaggaaatcacatgatagggtggggccaggtttcacaatgagctcacccgaaaccctggctgattaggtcccacacccgctttcacaccttggcgcatgtgattagaggatcaccagggggtcctttgtccctccttggggggatactcccactgggtttaaatctgggactctcggccatttgaccttagaactgaagaagcttctcggatgagaggtgaaacgtcttcaagcaactcaaagaagtccagacgcttttctttgcaaactcctttgactacgatgacctggatgactgagaaccttcacagacatcctACATgactgtacacacccaggacaccgggtgtttaagctgctgccatCTGGCAGGAGGTTTAagcaggataataataataataataataatgataatgtgcAATAAAACATATACTAATTCTATTTATTATGCACTTaatctaatgttttttttaattattacgtTAAGTTACTGTGTTGTTGTCCTGTTGTGCTGTGTGTAGTGCCAACATGGGACCCAttttcattgtactattgtagTAGGTAaaactgtgcaatgacaataaaaagttaACTCTCATAAGTCAGCATGATGAAAAACACACTGTCTACTCTACCCACCTCCTtatgtaataaatgatgaagtGACGTGGTTACCTGAGCATGTGAGATCCAAAGTGGAGGAAGAGTTTACTGATATTACAAGCTCCGTCAGAGGGGATCCACTCTGAACAAAGTCATATTGTATCCTCCACACAGGTCTGTCTGAGGACTTCCTATGTTCTATAGCAAGAGCAGAGCCACAGTCCAGCTGTTTACAGGCAAcagctgcttccctcagggCCCAGTTATCTCCAGCCACTGGTCTCCACTCTCCCAGATTCATttccagtgtacctgcacagcGACTGGCTCCTCCCACTAACCTGATAGGCTCTGAACAGAAAGCAGAGTTTCAGTAAAGAGGGGAAATTCCTCGTGAAATTTTTTTAGTCAGTTTGATTTTAgtactattttttatttttctgtttacctGTTGAATCGTGTTTTACTTCAGCCTGGAGTCCTGAGGAGAAAATGAGAGAAGAACcatcattttgtgtttgtttctcttgGCTGCGTCACCTGCCTCATCTgcacgttcacactgcaggcgaaagcgcatcaaatccgatttttttgaccctatccGACTCATATCCGatcttggtatgacagtgtgaactgcacaaatccgatattttcaaatctgatctgggtcactttcgtatgtggtactgaatccgatacatatccgatgttttagaaagcgactgctgtgtgaaaggtcaagtcgcattaaatccgtcttttacgtcactgacacaagacagacgccaattatcagcgccggagaagcgcccgataggacatcgcgaacgaaaaaaaaacaaaaaaaacatcgcgaacgatttcttgccatccggtgaaactgttaggaagaccacgttggagaaatgtgaacattttatttttactgtattttctgcagattctgacagaaatctgcagctatcctttgaagcaccgttcctctaaaacagcaaaaaggatcattattaggttatttgcattattatgtaaataacaaaataacttaaagcaaaaaatttggaaacataaagtccgaagtctttatattaagggccatcagtcaaacaatattgtttggtctgggtctaaacagagcgcattgtgtgtgacatcttcttttgcgcatgcgggccgctttgagcgttcacactagagcgcgtttgatgtcgcattttatgtgtagtgtgaacaagcagacaaaaaaatcagatttgatcaaaaaatcggaattgagcattaagacctgcagtgtgaacgtagcctttgtCTCAAAACCTCTTGGAAAAGtacaataatatatataaaaaaaagaatctaaaTCATACGAttccctatgaacaagcacatGATGACAGTGAGGATGAAAAACTCCCTCTTggtaggaagaaacctccgttGAATAGATAGTATGAAGAGAAAGCTTAATGGGACTCTGATTAAGTACTGTTAAATGAAAGCACATGGGactaaagaagaaagaaaaatataactaGTAGTAGCAGTCTGTAAAGTCTTTTTTAGGGACTTTTTTGAATAGAGATTTAGTAGTGAGACAATCAGTGACTCAAACAGTTATTGATCGCCCCTGTGTTTGCACAGTGGCATGAAAGCAGAATGTTCTCAGCCCCTGATAAGTTATGTGCAGCAGGCCACCAGTTAAAGTGTCATTCTGCAGCGACAGTGCATCAGTCAGGGAGGATTTCTTGGATCAGATCAGGAAACCTCCCTGTTTGAAAATCTAAATTTTGAATGACAGCAGCAGGTAAACGTAACTCAGGAATGTCAGTGAAGCAGCttcaggatttttaaaatacaccagaaagacaaaacagaaatatgATGACCTGTTTAACCATTTCCAAGGCACAAACTCTTCTAATTTGAAGACTGTGGAATACATGCTAATGTTATTACTAGATGTGGTGAACTGTTTGTAGGGTTTGGTACTGCAGTTGCACTTTCATTGGTATTTTATTGTTCTTTCAAATCACTTAAACCGCTGTTGTGTCAGCTCGGGGTCGTATTCTTATTGGTTCCTGTTAAATAAACCCACAAACTAAAGTAATTCTGCAGAAAGACGACAACTGTGGCTCTTAAATGATTGCAGCAGAatagttaataaagttttaaaacatGTGAGGCTGCAGGTCAAAGTGTCTGTAAACAGATTAAAAactgacttttgttttttgacgtCTGAACGATTCTAAATTGAAGCTGTTGAAGTGTCACAGtgcagttttttctttccttcactGATCCTTTTAtatgatgcatgtgtgtgtcgTGGTGATGTTAGTGTCCTACCTGAGCTCcacagcatcagcagcagcatcagcagcagcaggggaTTCATGTCCATGTCGACGGCTCTCTGCTCTGATCATCACATGTACTTTGCCTTTATACCTGCCACAGGAGGAGGCGGAGCTTCACGCCTCTCTGTCTGGTTTCGATTAATCGGTGTCATCTCACAGACTCTCAGGCACACGTTGACCTTTTCCTGTCAGCCATGTTTCCAGTGTGAGCAGTGGATCAGACAGTTTTTATACTGGTGTCCGTTCTTGGACAAGTTTACACCCAGTTTGTCTCTGAATACAGGAGTCTGCTGCTGTGACTAGACTGCAGGCCAGAAGCTGCACATCTGGGCTGATCTGACTGGTGTTGGGATTAAATAATTTGCAGTGCCTTAATAATgctatgctgttttttttattaataagtgtTATAAAGTCATATACTTTAGTATTAAGTGGACACAGCCTTGAAAAATAAAGGCATGAGACCATGTGTCCTTGGGGAGTAGAACGCTGCAGACTTTCACTCATGCTTGCCTGGGGAAAGTACATAAGAGGGGACCATCTCTAGTGGAAAGTTACTGAGACACTGTTGTTTAGACTAGAATGAGAGAGCTTCTGTAATAAAGCTTCTGTAATAAGCTTTATTACAGCTTATTGGGAAGCgcatctgtaaccggaaggtcgccggttcgatccctgggctctctgtcctggtcgttgtgtccttgggcaagacactttaccctcctgcctactggtgttggccagaggggccgatggcgcgatatggcagcctcacttatgtcagtgtgccccagggcagctgtggctacagccTTGAAAAGCgatatataaatccaatccattattaaaACTGTCAGGGGCGCACCACCTTTTTGATATCTGTGGCAGCGTGTCATGCAGGAcgcatctcccttctagaagtaaTAAAGTGTTAAATGGTCTACAGAGCTGTGTTTTGTCTTCCATCGGATGCCTCTGAGGAATCAAAAGAACTCGGTGTACTGTTGATATTTACACTGGGAGGGGGGAAAAGACCACATATTGATCGATTCCCAAATCGGCTGATGAAGCTATATGCGAGGGGTCAAAGGTTATAAAAGGCTTGTTTATTACAAAGAGACTACTCttaattcttaaaaaaaaccaaaaaaaacctgaaTACAATAAGTTTACATACCCCTTCAAAATGCCTGGTTTTGTaatattaaaaatcattcaaaGCTTTTACCACCTTTAATGTTAGCTGTAACTTATTAACTTCTATTACAAAACAAATCTTTTAGGGGAGAGAAAATTTCTTAAAAAGCACTCCATGCAGAAGAGATGCCTTTGTGATCTGATAGATTTAGACTGTTTTGCAAGGAAGCGTGGGCAAATATTGCCATGTCAAGGTGTGCTGTTAGACTACAACCCAAGAAGACTGAATGCTGTAATTAAATCAAAAACTGTGTGAAGAAAGTATTAGTTTAAAGCTGTGTGCACTTACGCAACTCGCTTAGTGcaccttttttatttcttatagTTTTACCCTTACagattggtttgttttttaattgactGTACATGTTATAACTTACATTAACGGTGGGACaagttcttttttattccttgtatgtgtgactatgacaaatataaatataaatgtaaatgtacgTACAAATGTGTTGAAAAAGGCATAAAAGCACATTTTAGTTATCACTTTGAGCAGTTTTTGCTTCTCATTTGCAAAGTTTGATATATGTGTGCTGGGGCACTTAACTACAAAATGTTAATAACGTATTGGATTTGCATATGACATACTTTGATACATTATGTGTTTCTATTTTGTGAAACGTCCAGCAAAAATCCTCGCTATACAAAGTTTGtgttgaatgaaaaataaaataaaatgttgaatgaaAATATTGGGTAGTTTTGTCCACGATGAACAGGTTAGTCTGCAGTAATGTGCTGAATTAAAGTCTttgactggtgcacagtggctgtgctTTCATACTCAGTGTGAAGTTACATTGAGTGTACTGGAGATAAATTTGCATTTAAGCTGATGATGCTTAGATTTATTCAAAGAATTTCAACTTTGTGCCAACTGTCAGTGGCACTTTATGACCaaatttacagttttgttctttaAACCATGGCGTCTCAATAAGTGGACAGTCTTTTCAAGTTGCACTGCAGCTAGTCTCCCAGCAGATTCAGAATGGAACTAAGGAACTAAGTCCAAATGAAATCTGCTCTTGTTTCGTAACACCCTTCATCTCATCTGCCACGATGCTGAAATATTTACTATTTTTTACATTCATAACGGACCATTTCTGCCAAACAACCAGACCCTCATTCTGAAATAGAAGGAAAACCTTATTAGCTGGATCACCTTCACCTGTTCCTCCAACCTCCCTGGCACTGgcccacctcccctgcagctgagccagggaccacacctccacAACAATATGCTAacattattttacagtttttctcgattgctaaaacacatttcttgaaaCTACGCCTCATATCCGcacaacagtaaacacaaatccaTAACATCTCACTCAATTCCCCAAACATCCTATTTCCAGGTCAAAATGAAGCTCTACACCCAAAACTATTCACTCCTGCTGAAAAACCGAACTTTGCCCTCAGACATCAAACACAAgccctcaaaaacacacacactacaacagAGTTTTGCACACTGGTACAATTAATTCAAAACAATAGTTCCAAAACAATTAGGTTGCTTATGGTTCTCCCCTTCAAAACCCTTGTCAcatgataaacacaaaagacGCAACCAATGTATGTACAGTGGCACATTGTCATTCATGTACTATACAGTACAACACACACCAGAAACATTATCCCACCACAGCATCTTGTCTTTGGTCTGGGTCAGGCCAGAgaatctcatccacatcacaGGCTATATTGGCCCCAGCCAGGCAGCGGGGGTAAAATCCTCTTGCATGCCTGATCCACCCCTGGCATGCATCTACTGATATGTCTAGGCAGGCCTCTTCCATGGCCTGAAGGAGGTGAACACGGACATAAGGTTTTCGGTCATACACTTTCCACCGCCATGCCGAAAATAACTCCTCTATCGGGTTTAGAAAGGGGGAGTATGCAGGCAGAAAGATATTAGAAAACCTTGGGTTATTGGTAAACCAGTCACGAACCAGAGCAGCGCGATGGAAGCTGACGTTATCCCACACAACAACGTAGTGAGGCTGCTCTGGCTGTGCTGGTTCCCTGTAGTCCAGCTGGAACATATGTTGTCTTAAACCATCAAGAAAAGCAAGGAGAAGCATAGTGTTATAGGGTCCTAGTACGGCATGGCGGTGGAGTACCCCTCGTTGGCTGATGGCTGCGCACATAGTGACATTCCCCCCACGCTGACCAGGGACATTTACAATAGCCCGATGGCCAATTATGttcctcccccttttccttcttttggtcAGGTTAAAACCTGCCTCATCCACAAAGATCATTTCATGGGGAACAGGCCGTCCTTCAATCTCAAAGATTCTCTGCAAAACACATAACACAGTAGAGTCAATCGGTACCCTGAACCAAAGTTCAAGAGTGCTGAGATGGCAGCATAAACTGCCATGCTGTGATGGTACACAATACCTTATACAGTATCAAAACTCATACCTGAACATATTCCACACGTTGGTTTTTCACTCTGTCAGAGTTTCGTTCGAAAGGGACTCGGTATGCCTGTTTCATCCGGAATTGATTCTTTTGGAGGATGCGGTCAATTGTGGAGAGGCTGATGGCATTTATGCCTCGAAAAAGATGATCATCCTCAATCACTCTCCTTTGAATCTCTTGCAGGCGGATTACATTATTTGCAATTACCATGTTTACAAGTTCCCTCTCTTGCTCCTCCGACAAAAGCCTTAACCTGCCTCCACCAGGTGGTCGTCTCTGTGTCCTACAAAAATAGAAGCACTCATTACTGTAACTGTCACACATTcattttacaggaaaataatggaaaCATACTGAAACTCAAGACACATAAATTCAGTAACTTAAACGTTACTGTACAAAGCAGTCTTACTGCAAGTACACCTACCTGTTTTCCTCCCTGAAGGTTCTGATGATGGAGGCAACAGTGAAgcgactcaaatttggttgtaCTCGTTGCCCAGCCTCCCTCATAGTCATCCCATGGACAAGGACATGGTCAACTAAAGTGGCTCGAATTTCATCCGAGACTGACTGTCTTCGTGCCCTTGCTCTTCCCCTTCCTTGTCGCCGTCgttctccacctccacctccttcaccacctcctcctcctcttccaccacgtcctcctctttcaccatgtcctctttctccaccacgtcctcctccttcaccacgtcctctttctccaccacgtcctcctccttcaccacgtcctctttctccaccacgtcctcttcctttgcATCTCTTTGGATCCATTGTTTCAAACCTGAATGAGCTGACTTTGGCCCTTTTATCTATCCATCGCAGGTTCTGATTGGTGTGTGCTAAATTTTGACTCCTAGTGTTTCCACCTGGTTAATTGTGTGCTAATTGGGCTCAAGCTATGCTGACTTAAGTTAACATTATTGCATGCTAGTGCTTTCTACATGACTACATGGTGtaagcactgtaaaatgtagggatttgtgtgtagagttttgcagtaCCAGTTCACCAAATTTGAGTCATGTGTCAAAGCAGGGAATAGTGTTTATAGTTCAGGGAAATGGGTGAGCTTTTTGACCAATAGCGTTTATGGTTTTGAAATTTTAGTTTAGAGGCCTGGTTATAGTGTTTaagcaatcgagaaaaactgtaatattgcATTAATATAGAACAAGGTTAATTTAGTTTTGCACAACAGCTGGTAGAAAGGTCCTCCAAAGACTTACATTTTActgtgagtacatttcagagcctgtatTTTTATGGCTGATGTACTGAGGGCAAATATCTTCTGATGTTAACTACATTCCCGACATGGCGATGATAACAGAGGTTGCTTCACACTAGTCATGctcttaacacacacacacacacacacacacacacacacacacacacacaaacacacacacgcacgcacacacacacacacgcacacacacacacacacgcacacacacacacacaatttagCTTTGTAGGAACATGCAGATAAGAGCAGGATGGCAAATGTTTACTACACAAACATGTAGAAGTAGGTCGTGGAAAACAAGCATTGATTCTTAAATAACTGGacttaaataacaataattaataGAAATTATAGTGGaccatatttcaaactttttttttctaactcaTTGCCTTTCTGTGGAATGCTTTCTTTAATGATACAACACATTTTGTGGTCAACTCAAAAAAGgcatattttatacagggagtgcagaattattaggcaaatgagtattttgtccacatcatcctcttcatgcatgttgtcttactccaagctgtataggctcgaaagcctactaccaattaagcatattaggtgatgtgcatctctgtaatgagaaggggtgtggtctaatgacatcaacaccctatatcaggtgtgcataattattaggcaacttcctttcctttggcaaaatgggtcaaaagaaggacttgacaggctcagaaaagtcgaaaatagtgagatatcttgcagagggatgcagcagtcttaaaattgcaaagcttctgaagcgtgatcatcgaacaatcaagcgtttcattcaaaatagtcaacagggtcgcaagaagcgtgtggaaaaaccaaggcgcaaaataactgcccatgaactgagaaaagtcaagcgtgcagctgccaagatgccacttgccaccagtttggccatatttcagagctgcaacatcactggagtgcccaaaagcacaaggtgtgcaatactcagagacatggccaaggtaagaaaggctgaaagacgaccaccactgaacaagacacacaagctgaaacgtcaagactgggccaagaaatatctcaagactgatttttctaaggttttatggactgatgaaatgagagggagtcttgatgggccagatggatgggcccgtggctggattggtaaagggcagagagctccagtgccactcagacgccagcaaggtggaggtggagtactggtttgggctggtatcatcaaagatgagcttgtggggccttttcgggttgaggatggagtcaagctcaactcccagtcctactgccagtttctggaagacaccttcttcaagcagtggtacaggaagaagtctgcatccttcaagaaaaacatgattttcatgcaggacaatgctccatcacacgcgtccaagtactccacagcgtggctggcaagaaagggtataaaagaagaaaaactaatgacatggcctccttgttcacctgatctgaaccccattgagaacctgtggtccatcatcaaatgtgagatttacaaggagggaaaacagtacacctctctgaacagtgtctgggaggctgtggttgctgctgcacgcaatgttgatggtgaacagatcaaaacactgacagaatccatggatggcaggcttttgagtgtccttgcaaagaaaggtggctatattggtcgctgatttgttttgtttgtttttgaatgtcagaaatgtatatttgtgaatgtggagatgttatattggtttcactggtaaaaataaataattgaaatgggtatatatttgttttttgttaagttgcctaataattatgcacagtaatagtcacctgcacacacagatatccccctaaaatagctaaaactaaaaactacttccaaaaacattcagctttgatattaatgagttttttgggttcattgagaacatggttgttgttcaataataaaattattcctcaaaaatacaacttgcctaataattctgcactccctgtatagaaaagtgaggtcagaggtcaaatgtgacatatttGGAT
It includes:
- the LOC109196425 gene encoding uncharacterized protein LOC109196425, whose amino-acid sequence is MDPKRCKGRGRGGERGRGEGGGRGGERGRGEGGGRGGERGHGERGGRGGRGGGGGEGGGGGERRRQGRGRARARRQSVSDEIRATLVDHVLVHGMTMREAGQRVQPNLSRFTVASIIRTFREENRTQRRPPGGGRLRLLSEEQERELVNMVIANNVIRLQEIQRRVIEDDHLFRGINAISLSTIDRILQKNQFRMKQAYRVPFERNSDRVKNQRVEYVQRIFEIEGRPVPHEMIFVDEAGFNLTKRRKRGRNIIGHRAIVNVPGQRGGNVTMCAAISQRGVLHRHAVLGPYNTMLLLAFLDGLRQHMFQLDYREPAQPEQPHYVVVWDNVSFHRAALVRDWFTNNPRFSNIFLPAYSPFLNPIEELFSAWRWKVYDRKPYVRVHLLQAMEEACLDISVDACQGWIRHARGFYPRCLAGANIACDVDEILWPDPDQRQDAVVG